Proteins from a single region of Synergistaceae bacterium:
- a CDS encoding plasmid pRiA4b ORF-3 family protein, with the protein MASHPIYQFYAELSDFTPKIWRRFQVSNHITPARLCYIIQVLFEMEASHLMALEVPLESGNIFLRFEIIDEYCENFHGPHRDVRVFDATRGNLRQLGLEVGSRLNFNYDFGDDWWVMLTLEKILKDKDLPTRELPRILNGAGHGIVEDCGGPGGLAKLARAFGKKKGADYKQYSSWLGIKDLDINSFDLDDMNFRLKKIPRIYKQVYEDHLIPTKRSCDLIDRKYLGKSQQ; encoded by the coding sequence ATGGCCTCCCATCCTATTTATCAGTTTTACGCAGAACTATCGGATTTCACGCCAAAGATTTGGCGGCGGTTTCAGGTGTCGAACCACATCACCCCTGCCCGCCTGTGCTACATCATCCAGGTGCTTTTCGAGATGGAAGCCAGTCATCTTATGGCACTGGAAGTACCTCTGGAGTCTGGAAATATTTTCCTTCGCTTTGAAATCATTGATGAATATTGCGAAAATTTCCATGGCCCGCACCGCGACGTGCGCGTTTTTGACGCTACCAGGGGCAATCTTCGTCAGCTCGGGCTTGAGGTCGGCAGCAGGCTTAACTTCAACTATGATTTTGGGGATGACTGGTGGGTAATGTTGACCCTGGAGAAAATTTTGAAAGACAAGGATTTGCCGACCAGAGAACTTCCCCGCATACTGAACGGCGCTGGCCATGGGATTGTCGAGGACTGCGGAGGTCCTGGCGGCCTCGCAAAATTAGCAAGGGCATTCGGAAAGAAAAAAGGCGCGGACTACAAGCAATACAGCTCCTGGCTTGGCATAAAAGATCTTGATATTAATTCCTTTGACCTTGACGACATGAATTTCCGGTTGAAAAAAATCCCTAGGATATACAAGCAGGTTTACGAGGACCATCTGATCCCGACGAAGCGTTCCTGTGATTTAATCGACCGTAAATACCTTGGCAAAAGTCAACAATAA